A DNA window from Engystomops pustulosus chromosome 6, aEngPut4.maternal, whole genome shotgun sequence contains the following coding sequences:
- the LOC140065527 gene encoding uncharacterized protein, whose protein sequence is MERHPDWTASSPAEGSAAVLACFRQLFPREYEEVLRRLQPAPSPSGSAAPLSTPGDPPPSVARDQETAGSADDELDDAGYRSKKLRFSERETEILVKEVSANYDFLFGKMSDGIPLSSKSNIWLGILEQINSQGVEYRTVSDIKKKWYDCRRRLRNKLAKMESARRTGGGLCAWQRLSWVEQRIRKTFHPHQIQGTNGIAEESTAPPPAPPTPPPLPVTRPVPVASSPPPPPAGVPLTSAAPQPGPDEIWSVDDKIFRDFVVQNLEFMEQYLQYQNKMVQTIEVMGQKICDAIHKIADTLGHICQPGNVAQGESKNRSPFSPPRVSPALDPGAQPRPAPDSTKESLHPGDCYILELSKKPTPIINPPNEGNPSSIVPDSGCRSVGSTLDLSSGTPGPPTAATFLPAVKKEQSSSTFTAPVASGSSSVTQRHAKSRKWPVRRSSRLSKT, encoded by the exons ATGGAGCGGCACCCGGACTGGACTGCCTCCTCTCCTGCTGAAGGAAGTGCAGCAGTTCTTGCATGCTTCAGACAACTTTTTCCCCGGGAGTACGAGGAAGTGCTGCGTCGCCTCCAGCCCGCGCCTTCCCCCAGTGGATCAGCTGCTCCGCTCTCCACTCCTGGGGATCCCCCACCCAGTGTTGCGAGGGACCAAGAGACGGCCGGCTCTGCCGATGACGAGTTGGATGACGCAGGATACCGCTCCAAGAAACTTAGGTTTTCCGAGCGGGAGACGGAGATCTTGGTGAAGGAG GTTTCGGCAAATTACGATTTCTTGTTTGGTAAGATGTCGGACGGGATTCCCCTGTCCTCTAAAAGTAATATCTGGCTTGGGATCTTGGAGCAAATAAATTCCCAAG gTGTGGAGTATCGTACAGTTAGCGACATCAAGAAGAAATGgtatgactgcaggaggaggctcagGAATAAGCTGGCAAAGATGGAGTCGGCCAGGAGGACGGGTGGTGGACTATGCGCGTGGCAGCGGCTGTCGTGGGTGGAGCAGAGGATCCGCAAGACCTTTCATCCCCATCAAATTCAGGGGACCAATGGGATTGCTGAAG AGAGTACTGCTCCACCCCCGGCACCGCCTACACCACCACCACTTCCGGTGACTCGCCCTGttcctgtggcttcttctcccccACCCCCTCCTGCAGGAGTGCCACTCACAAGTGCAGCTCCCCAACCTGGGCCTGATGAGATCTGGTCTGTTGACGACAAAATTTTCAGGGACTTCGTGGTCCAAAATCTGGAGTTTATGGAGCAATATTTGCAGTACCAGAATAAGATGGTGCAGACGATAGAGGTTATGGGCCAGAAGATTTGTGATGCAATCCATAAGATCGCAGATACTCTTGGCCACATCTGTCAACCAGGAAATGTGGCTCAAGGGGAGAGTAAGAATAGGTCTCCATTCTCCCCACCCCGGGTTTCTCCTGCCTTGGATCCAGGTGCACAGCCCAGACCTGCCCCCGACTCAACCAAAGAGTCACTTCATCCAGGGGACTGCTATATTTTGGAGTTGTCCAAAAAACCAACACCAATTATCAATCCTCCGAATGAAGGGAATCCAAGTTCCATTGTTCCAGACTCTGGGTGCCGTTCTGTGGGAAGTACTCTGGATCTTTCATCGGGGACTCCTGGCCCTCCCACTGCAGCCACTTTCCTGCCTGCTGTGAAGAAGGAACAGAGTTCTTCAACCTTTACTGCACCAGTGGCATCGGGGAGTTCGAGTGTGACGCAGCGGCATGCCAAATCTCGCAAGTGGCCTGTCCGCCGATCAAGTCGGCTTTCCAAAACATGA